One genomic region from Geotrypetes seraphini chromosome 13, aGeoSer1.1, whole genome shotgun sequence encodes:
- the EIF1 gene encoding eukaryotic translation initiation factor 1, which translates to MSAIQNLQSFDPFADATKGDDWLPAGTEDSIHIRIQQRNGRKTLTTVQGISDDYDKKKLVKAFKKKFACNGTVVEHPEYGEVIQLQGDQRKNACQFLIEVGLAKDDQLKVHGF; encoded by the exons ATGTCCGCTATCCAGAACCTCCAGTCTTTTG ACCCCTTTGCTGATGCAACTAAGGGTGATGATTGGCTCCCTGCTGGGACTGAGGATTCTATCCATATAAGAATCCAACAGAGGAACGGTAGAAAGACCCTCACTACTGTTCAGGGAATTTCTGATGATTATGATAAAAAGAAACTAGTTAAGGCTTTTAAGAAG AAATTTGCTTGCAATGGTACTGTGGTTGAGCATCCAGAATACGGAGAAGTAATTCAGCTGCAGGGTGATCAGCGTAAAAACGCCTGCCAGTTCCTCATTGAG gtggGACTGGCAAAGGATGACCAGTTGAAGGTCCATGGGTTTTAA
- the LOC117347655 gene encoding histone-lysine N-methyltransferase SETMAR-like, with translation MQHIVDVWQPFESTTYAFIIEMEKEFRAVIKHFYLKKWTAAQIKFELDEVRGDSAPALKTIYFWINEFKRGCTCTEDKVRSGHPVEITMNDMIEKIHCFVMEDRQVKVYEIAETVGISSEQVHNILNEKLHMRKLCAQWVPQLLTFYQKCKRKDISMQCLMMFNRNPQEFLCRFVTVDETWIHLYTPESQQKSKQWTMTGENAPKKAKTVLSPEKVMATVFWDSQGIILIDYLAKGKTTTGAYYASLLDRLKDELKEKRPRLAHKKVLFHQDNTPFHTSTVVVTKLHELGFEVILRPPYSPDLAPSYFFLFPNLKIWLCGKKFLSNEDVIDAVNEYFAEFDKTYFSDGMKKLETRWAKCIALNGDYVEK, from the coding sequence ATGCAACATATAGTTGACGTTTGGCAGCCATTTGAATCAACCACTTACGCATTTATCATAGAAATGGAAAAAGAGTTCCGTGCAGTGATAAAACATTTCTATTTGAAGAAGTGGACAGCAGCGCAGATCAAATTTGAGTTGGATGAAGTTCGTGGGGACTCTGCACCAGCGTTGAAGACTATTTATTTCTGGATAAACGAGTTTAAACGTGGTTGTACATGCACCGAAGATAAAGTGCGCTCTGGACACCCAGTTGAGATCACCATGAATGATATGATTGAAAAAATCCATTGTTTCGTTATGGAAGACCGCCAAGTGAAAGTGTATGAGATTGCTGAGACTGTAGGCATCTCAAGTGAACAAGTGCACAATATCCTGAATGAAAAATTGCACATGAGAAAGCTATGTGCACAATGGGTGCCACAATTGTTGACGTTCTACCAGAAATGCAAGCGAAAGGACATTTCGATGCAATGTTTAATGATGTTTAATCGCAATCCACAGGAATTTTTGTGTCGCTTTGTGACTGTGGACGAAACTTGGATCCACCTCTATACACCTGAGTCGCAGCAGAAATCAAAGCAGTGGACAATGACTGGTGAAAATGCACCAAAGAAGGCGAAGACTGTTTTGTCTCCTGAGAAGGTAATGGCCACTGTTTTTTGGGACTCCCAAGGAATAATCCTGATCGACTACTTGGCAAAGGGTAAAACAACAACAGGAGCCTATTATGCATCATTGTTGGACCGATTGAAAGATGAGTTGAAGGAAAAACGGCCAAGATTGGCGCACAAAAAAGTGCTCTTTCACCAGGACAACACGCCATTCCATACATCGACTGTTGTGGTGACAAAATTGCATGAATTGGGCTTCGAAGTGATTCTTCGTCCTCCCTATTCCCCGGACTTGGCCCCATCTTACTTTTTCCTTTTCCCAAACTTAAAAATCTGGCTCTGTGGGAAGAAATTTTTGTCAAATGAGGATGTCATCGATGCAGTCAATGAGTATTTTGCAGAgtttgacaaaacctatttttctgatgggatgaaaaaactggaaactcgctgggctaagtgtatagccctcaatggagactacgttGAGAAATAA